The Algihabitans albus genome includes a window with the following:
- the znuC gene encoding zinc ABC transporter ATP-binding protein ZnuC, protein MPVPAPAAADSLLTLAGLGIRRGAPGRERWLLRNVDLSVGRGEIVTLIGPNGAGKSTLVRAAIGVLRPDSGRVIRAPGLRIGYVPQRLSIDRTLPLTVHRFMTLTERHPPAEIDRALAEVGVDHLAEAELQTLSGGEFQRALIARALVRRPDLLVLDEPVQGVDFAGEIALYDLIRKIRDRLNCGILLISHDLHIVMAATDTVVCLNHHVCCSGTPHAVAESAEYRRLFGARAAQALAVYEHQHDHAHDHEGRVVPLPLRPDAERELD, encoded by the coding sequence TTGCCGGTCCCCGCCCCGGCCGCGGCCGACTCGCTGCTGACGCTCGCAGGCCTCGGCATTCGGCGCGGAGCGCCCGGACGCGAACGCTGGCTGCTGCGGAACGTCGACCTCTCCGTCGGACGCGGCGAGATCGTGACCCTGATCGGACCCAACGGTGCCGGCAAGTCGACGCTGGTCCGGGCCGCCATCGGCGTCCTGCGACCCGACAGCGGTCGAGTGATCCGCGCCCCGGGACTGCGCATCGGCTACGTGCCGCAGCGCCTTTCGATCGATCGCACCCTGCCCTTGACCGTCCATCGTTTCATGACGCTGACCGAGCGCCACCCTCCGGCGGAGATCGACCGGGCCCTCGCCGAGGTCGGCGTCGACCATCTCGCCGAGGCCGAACTGCAGACCCTGTCGGGTGGGGAGTTCCAGCGGGCCCTGATCGCCCGCGCGCTGGTGCGTCGTCCCGACCTGCTGGTCCTGGACGAGCCCGTCCAGGGCGTCGACTTCGCCGGCGAGATCGCTCTCTACGACCTGATCCGGAAAATCCGCGACCGGCTCAACTGCGGCATTCTGCTGATTTCCCACGACCTGCACATCGTCATGGCCGCAACCGATACGGTGGTGTGCCTGAACCATCATGTCTGTTGCAGCGGCACGCCTCACGCCGTTGCCGAGAGTGCCGAATACCGCCGACTGTTCGGCGCGCGGGCGGCCCAGGCGCTGGCGGTCTACGAGCACCAGCACGATCACGCGCACGACCATGAAGGCCGCGTCGTGCCGCTGCCGCTTCGCCCGGATGCGGAGCGGGAGCTGGACTGA
- a CDS encoding META domain-containing protein → MIAGLAATALLAGCGSSDSELPQGLGQTASYQCGSVLLKTQPIDRDLLVTIDDRAYRLSPGLAGQGVKYSGGTTAAPVVFHTEDRAASFSIGFRRLPPCTLMTTVDADADGGTAVASDPTGNAESGRVSTAVTPVQAATPATLSGPQWQVEEIAGVPLLDRSRATLEFGENGSLGGFASCNSYRSSFESAEGGELSLGEIAATRKGCPLPLMQQERSFLSLLAGAARYQIRPDGKLAIETVDGETLVANRN, encoded by the coding sequence TTGATAGCCGGGCTGGCGGCGACGGCTCTGCTGGCTGGCTGTGGTTCGTCCGATTCCGAACTGCCGCAGGGCCTGGGACAGACCGCGAGCTACCAATGCGGCTCCGTTCTTCTGAAGACACAGCCGATCGACCGGGATCTGCTGGTGACGATCGACGACCGTGCCTACCGCCTGTCGCCCGGCCTGGCCGGGCAAGGCGTGAAGTATAGCGGCGGCACGACAGCGGCCCCGGTGGTGTTTCACACGGAGGATCGCGCGGCCAGCTTCAGCATCGGCTTCCGCCGGCTGCCCCCTTGCACGCTGATGACCACCGTAGATGCAGATGCCGATGGCGGGACCGCCGTCGCGAGCGATCCGACCGGCAACGCGGAGAGCGGCAGGGTCAGCACCGCCGTCACGCCCGTACAAGCCGCAACCCCGGCGACCTTGAGCGGGCCGCAATGGCAGGTCGAAGAGATCGCGGGCGTTCCTCTACTGGACCGCTCTCGCGCCACCCTGGAGTTCGGCGAGAACGGCTCTCTCGGCGGCTTCGCCTCCTGCAACAGCTATCGCTCGAGTTTCGAAAGCGCGGAGGGCGGCGAGCTGTCACTCGGCGAGATTGCAGCCACCCGGAAAGGCTGCCCGCTTCCGCTGATGCAGCAGGAGCGCAGCTTCCTTAGTCTGCTGGCGGGGGCCGCCCGCTACCAGATCCGCCCCGACGGCAAGTTGGCGATCGAAACTGTCGATGGCGAGACTCTGGTCGCGAACCGAAACTGA
- a CDS encoding nuclear transport factor 2 family protein: MNPLAELLEANTRFYDAFNDRDLLALAELWDDSGPVACIHPGWRALTDRHEVLESWRAIFEGGGPANIDCRAPEALLIASGDGEPLGMVVCYEAIGNALLVATNIFRKSESGWRLVHHQAGPCNEPPAEAHTKPPLSPLQ, encoded by the coding sequence ATGAATCCGCTGGCCGAACTGCTGGAGGCGAACACGCGCTTCTATGACGCCTTCAACGACCGCGACCTTCTGGCCCTGGCCGAGCTTTGGGACGATTCCGGGCCTGTCGCCTGTATCCATCCGGGGTGGCGCGCGCTGACGGACCGTCACGAAGTCCTGGAGTCCTGGCGTGCGATCTTCGAGGGCGGCGGCCCCGCCAACATCGACTGCCGGGCCCCCGAGGCGCTGCTGATCGCAAGCGGCGACGGCGAACCGCTGGGCATGGTGGTCTGCTACGAGGCCATCGGCAACGCATTGCTGGTGGCCACCAACATCTTCCGAAAGTCGGAAAGCGGGTGGCGCCTGGTCCACCACCAGGCCGGTCCCTGCAACGAACCCCCCGCCGAAGCGCATACGAAACCGCCGCTCAGCCCCTTGCAGTAG
- a CDS encoding YqaA family protein: MRWVRSLYDWTMAQAERRYALSVLFAVSFIESSVFPIPPDVLLIPMVLAARDRAWLIAGVCTVASVLGGVAGYAIGYYFYTGIGEPILEFYGYIDRFEAFAESYNEWGAWIVAGAGFTPFPYKLITIASGVTQLDIGTFMIASVVSRGGRFFLVAALLWWFGQPIRRFIENNLPLLTWLFFALLLGGFLVARFLV, translated from the coding sequence GTGCGCTGGGTACGCAGCCTATACGACTGGACCATGGCGCAGGCCGAGCGGCGCTATGCGCTATCGGTCCTCTTTGCCGTCTCCTTCATCGAATCCTCGGTCTTTCCAATTCCACCGGACGTGTTGCTGATCCCCATGGTCTTGGCTGCACGCGACAGAGCTTGGCTGATCGCCGGCGTCTGCACCGTGGCATCTGTGCTGGGCGGGGTCGCCGGCTATGCCATCGGGTATTACTTCTATACGGGGATCGGCGAGCCGATCCTCGAGTTCTACGGCTACATCGACCGGTTCGAGGCCTTTGCCGAGTCCTATAACGAGTGGGGCGCCTGGATCGTCGCGGGCGCCGGCTTCACGCCCTTTCCCTACAAGCTGATCACCATCGCCAGCGGCGTGACGCAGCTCGATATCGGCACTTTCATGATCGCGTCGGTGGTTTCGCGCGGTGGCCGCTTCTTCCTGGTCGCCGCCTTGCTCTGGTGGTTCGGCCAGCCGATCCGCCGATTCATCGAGAACAACCTGCCGCTGCTTACCTGGCTGTTCTTCGCCCTGCTGCTGGGCGGCTTCCTGGTAGCCCGTTTCCTGGTGTGA
- a CDS encoding disulfide bond formation protein B: MTIFRVMSTRSSSFAPQIATRFTPWLAAAVAAAALLGALAFEYIGGYPPCLLCHWQRYAHIAALGLALAALPLTGQARRFATIASALAFLVGAGIAGFHVGVEQGWWTGLPGCSAPDIQGLDVTQLRELLMQAEVVPCDEIAWSLIGISMAGWNLLLSAFTGAAIVWLTAFGERRSEA, encoded by the coding sequence ATGACCATATTCCGGGTCATGAGTACGCGCTCTTCGAGCTTCGCGCCCCAGATTGCGACCCGGTTCACGCCGTGGCTCGCCGCCGCCGTGGCGGCGGCGGCACTGCTTGGCGCCCTCGCTTTTGAGTATATCGGCGGGTATCCCCCCTGCCTGCTCTGTCACTGGCAGCGCTATGCCCATATCGCCGCCTTGGGTCTGGCTCTGGCAGCCTTGCCGCTTACGGGCCAGGCGCGACGCTTTGCCACGATCGCCTCGGCCCTGGCCTTTCTGGTCGGGGCGGGCATCGCCGGTTTTCATGTCGGTGTCGAGCAGGGCTGGTGGACAGGCCTGCCCGGCTGCAGTGCGCCTGACATCCAGGGGCTCGATGTGACCCAGCTCCGCGAGCTTCTGATGCAGGCCGAGGTGGTTCCTTGCGACGAGATCGCCTGGTCCCTGATAGGGATCTCGATGGCTGGCTGGAACCTGCTCTTGTCGGCCTTCACCGGGGCGGCCATTGTTTGGCTCACGGCCTTCGGAGAACGTAGGAGCGAAGCATGA
- a CDS encoding demethoxyubiquinone hydroxylase family protein: protein MSETAKPERPERRRALPGDPDRRERLERLLRVDLAGEYGARRIYEGQLAVLGRSRAGPTIREMWEQEAKHLDYFEKALPKHRVRPTALQPAWHVAGFALGAVTALMGEKAAMACTVAVEEVIDEHYARQAEQLSDDGEEGELKQAILEFREDEIEHRNTGIAHGAEETVAYEGLTGIIKTGSRLAIWLSERY from the coding sequence ATGAGCGAAACCGCAAAGCCCGAGCGACCCGAAAGACGGCGCGCCCTGCCGGGCGATCCCGACCGCCGCGAGCGGCTCGAGCGGCTCCTGCGCGTCGATCTGGCTGGCGAATACGGTGCCCGGCGGATCTACGAAGGGCAACTTGCGGTGCTTGGCCGCTCCAGGGCTGGCCCCACGATCCGCGAGATGTGGGAGCAGGAGGCCAAGCATCTCGACTACTTTGAGAAGGCCCTGCCGAAGCATAGGGTGCGTCCGACTGCCCTCCAGCCGGCCTGGCATGTCGCCGGCTTCGCCTTGGGCGCGGTGACGGCCTTGATGGGTGAGAAGGCGGCGATGGCCTGTACCGTCGCGGTCGAGGAAGTGATCGACGAGCACTATGCCCGGCAGGCCGAGCAGCTCTCCGACGACGGTGAGGAAGGCGAACTGAAGCAGGCGATCCTCGAGTTCCGCGAAGACGAAATCGAGCACCGGAACACCGGCATCGCCCATGGCGCCGAGGAAACCGTCGCCTACGAAGGCCTGACCGGCATCATCAAAACCGGTTCGCGCTTGGCCATTTGGTTGAGCGAGCGCTACTGA
- a CDS encoding HNH endonuclease — MADSYPSLVLNADFRPLSYFPLSLWSWQDTIKAVFLDRVNILANYEQKVHSPSIEIQLPSVIALKEYVHLDRRPAFTRFNVFLRDRFACQYCSDRRRTEELTFDHVVPRSRGGRTTWDNIVTACQGCNLVKGNRLPREVDMFPLNAPHQPSTWQLQENGRAFPPNFLHESWSDFLYWDSELES, encoded by the coding sequence ATGGCCGACAGTTATCCGTCCTTGGTCTTGAATGCGGATTTCCGTCCGCTCAGCTATTTCCCGCTTTCGCTATGGTCCTGGCAAGACACCATCAAAGCGGTCTTCCTCGACCGGGTGAACATCCTCGCGAACTACGAGCAGAAGGTGCACTCGCCCTCGATCGAGATCCAACTCCCCAGCGTGATCGCGCTGAAGGAATATGTTCATCTGGATCGCCGGCCCGCCTTCACGCGCTTCAACGTGTTCCTGCGCGACCGCTTCGCCTGTCAATACTGTAGCGACCGGCGGCGGACCGAGGAACTGACCTTCGACCATGTCGTCCCGCGCTCGCGCGGCGGGCGCACGACCTGGGACAACATCGTCACGGCCTGCCAAGGATGTAACCTGGTCAAGGGCAACCGCTTGCCGCGCGAAGTCGACATGTTCCCGCTCAATGCGCCGCATCAGCCGAGCACCTGGCAGCTTCAGGAAAACGGCCGCGCCTTTCCGCCCAACTTCCTCCACGAAAGCTGGTCGGACTTTCTCTATTGGGATTCCGAGCTGGAGTCCTGA
- a CDS encoding alpha/beta hydrolase: MTTASDDITLDGPREGPRSGATPRQLVVLLHGLGANGQDLIALAPVLGTVLPDAVFVAPDAPSPCDMAPFGYQWFSLQVRTPESLYVGAEEARTLLDRFLDDELARYGLGDESLVLAGFSQGTMMALHTALRRRKACAGVIGYSGLLVGGERLMQEIVSRPPVLLVHGDQDEVVSPEALDAAAQALRAAGVEVTPDLRPGLGHGIDEAGVAMAANFLQELFGEVED, translated from the coding sequence ATGACCACCGCGAGTGACGACATCACGCTCGACGGACCGCGCGAAGGCCCACGCAGCGGCGCCACGCCGCGCCAGTTGGTGGTGCTGTTGCATGGCCTGGGCGCGAACGGCCAGGATCTGATCGCGCTGGCGCCCGTTCTCGGGACAGTCCTGCCGGATGCCGTCTTCGTGGCACCGGACGCCCCAAGTCCTTGCGATATGGCACCTTTCGGCTACCAGTGGTTCAGCCTGCAGGTTCGCACGCCCGAGTCGCTCTATGTCGGCGCCGAAGAGGCCCGGACCCTGCTCGACCGCTTCCTGGACGACGAACTGGCCCGCTACGGACTAGGTGACGAGAGCCTGGTGCTCGCCGGCTTCAGCCAGGGCACAATGATGGCGCTCCACACGGCACTCCGGCGGCGGAAAGCCTGTGCCGGCGTGATCGGCTACTCCGGCCTGCTGGTCGGCGGCGAGCGGCTGATGCAGGAGATCGTAAGCCGGCCGCCGGTCCTTCTGGTTCACGGCGACCAGGACGAGGTGGTGTCGCCGGAAGCCCTCGACGCCGCGGCCCAGGCCTTGAGGGCGGCGGGGGTCGAGGTGACGCCCGACCTGCGCCCCGGCCTGGGGCACGGCATCGACGAGGCAGGCGTTGCGATGGCCGCGAACTTCCTTCAAGAGCTGTTCGGCGAAGTCGAAGACTGA
- a CDS encoding DNA-3-methyladenine glycosylase family protein — MKRDRALIVTQETLPAALEALGRIDADFLRALEEVGLPPLRYRAPGFATLLRIIIAQQVSLASAQAIADRLAARCDPITPETFLALTDEDLRAIGLSRPKQRYARALAETVGQGAIDLEQLTTLDDEAAIDSLTRAKGIGRWSAQVYLLFSLGRADVFPADDIGLMTGAQLLKGLEVRPDARTLAGLAEAWRPYRAVAARMLWHYRRQADAIPDDWG; from the coding sequence ATGAAAAGAGACAGAGCTTTGATCGTCACGCAAGAGACCTTGCCCGCAGCGCTGGAGGCATTGGGCCGGATCGACGCGGATTTCCTCCGCGCCCTGGAAGAGGTCGGGCTACCGCCGCTGCGGTACCGGGCACCCGGTTTTGCGACGCTTCTGCGTATCATCATCGCCCAGCAGGTTTCGCTCGCTTCGGCCCAGGCAATCGCGGATCGGCTGGCCGCTCGGTGCGACCCCATCACGCCAGAGACCTTTCTGGCCCTGACGGACGAGGACCTGCGCGCAATCGGCCTGTCGCGTCCGAAGCAACGCTACGCCCGTGCGCTGGCCGAGACGGTCGGCCAAGGTGCCATCGATCTGGAGCAACTGACCACGCTCGACGACGAGGCGGCAATCGACTCCTTGACGCGCGCGAAGGGCATCGGCCGCTGGTCGGCTCAGGTCTATCTGTTGTTTTCTCTCGGTCGCGCCGACGTCTTTCCGGCCGACGATATCGGTCTGATGACGGGCGCACAGCTCCTCAAGGGACTGGAGGTGCGGCCGGACGCCAGAACCCTCGCGGGCCTGGCCGAAGCTTGGCGTCCCTATCGCGCCGTTGCCGCCCGAATGCTCTGGCACTACCGGCGCCAGGCCGATGCGATCCCCGACGACTGGGGATGA
- the gluQRS gene encoding tRNA glutamyl-Q(34) synthetase GluQRS translates to MIASFSSTGSDVSRFAPSPSGRLHLGHAHSALFAARAAGRQGRFLLRIEDIDAGRCRPEFEAAIYEDLAWLGLHWAQPVLRQSERFAVYDAALRRLEERALVYPCFCTRKEIAAEIAGAGAAPHGPEGPLYPGTCRSRSASERRRRLAAGDPHAWRLDLVRAVAETPALTWHDCGRGTQRAQPELLGDAVLARKDVPTSYHLAVVLDDAAQGVTLVTRGADLFVTTHLHRLLQALLDLPVPRWHHHDLLSDAKGRRLAKRHDALSLAALREAGLSPAEVRARAGFPEAPPSPS, encoded by the coding sequence ATGATCGCCAGTTTCTCATCGACCGGTAGCGACGTGAGTCGCTTCGCCCCCTCGCCGAGCGGACGCTTGCATCTGGGCCATGCCCACTCCGCGCTCTTCGCGGCGCGCGCTGCCGGCCGGCAGGGCCGCTTTCTGCTGCGCATCGAGGATATCGATGCCGGCCGCTGCCGGCCCGAATTCGAGGCGGCGATCTACGAGGATCTGGCCTGGTTAGGCCTCCACTGGGCGCAGCCGGTCCTGCGCCAGTCGGAGCGTTTCGCAGTCTACGATGCGGCGCTCCGCCGGCTCGAAGAGCGAGCCCTGGTCTATCCCTGCTTCTGTACCCGCAAGGAGATCGCCGCCGAGATTGCCGGCGCGGGCGCCGCGCCGCACGGTCCCGAAGGGCCGCTCTATCCCGGGACCTGCCGCAGCCGCAGCGCGTCCGAGCGTCGCCGGCGTCTTGCCGCCGGAGACCCTCATGCCTGGCGTCTCGATCTGGTTAGAGCCGTCGCGGAAACGCCCGCCTTGACCTGGCACGATTGCGGCAGAGGCACGCAGAGAGCGCAGCCGGAACTTCTGGGCGACGCGGTGTTGGCGCGAAAGGATGTCCCGACCAGCTACCACCTGGCCGTCGTGCTGGACGACGCGGCTCAGGGCGTCACCCTCGTGACCCGCGGCGCCGACCTTTTCGTCACCACGCATCTCCATCGCCTGCTGCAAGCGCTGCTCGATCTCCCGGTTCCCCGGTGGCATCACCATGACCTGCTCTCCGACGCCAAGGGCCGGCGTCTGGCCAAACGCCACGACGCCCTCTCTCTGGCTGCATTGCGCGAGGCGGGTCTCAGTCCTGCCGAGGTCCGCGCTCGGGCCGGCTTTCCGGAGGCCCCGCCGTCGCCCTCTTGA
- a CDS encoding PAS domain-containing protein, translating to MGEEVLSEIHGYWSRHLRGRRMPARADIDPADIPHLLPYLMLTDVLESGHYRYRLVGTEVERSFGAPMTGRTLEELMFGDYLVYMTGLYHRAVFEKRPIFSTSRYGGVDRDCPLFTKRVMMPLSNDGERVDMLLSAQVFLRMSALDDRTAHMLLHSVGHSSFEETGYTTKEAEMPVLEMPADTTSD from the coding sequence ATGGGCGAGGAGGTCTTGTCGGAAATCCACGGATATTGGAGCCGCCATCTGAGAGGGCGCCGGATGCCGGCTCGTGCGGATATCGATCCGGCCGACATCCCGCACCTGCTGCCTTACCTGATGTTGACCGACGTTCTGGAGTCCGGGCACTACCGCTACCGCCTTGTCGGCACCGAAGTCGAACGCAGCTTCGGCGCACCCATGACCGGTCGCACACTCGAGGAATTGATGTTCGGCGACTACCTCGTCTACATGACCGGTCTCTACCATCGCGCCGTCTTCGAGAAGCGTCCGATTTTCTCCACGTCGCGCTATGGCGGTGTGGACCGCGATTGTCCGCTCTTCACCAAACGGGTGATGATGCCTCTGTCGAACGACGGCGAGCGTGTCGATATGCTGCTGTCGGCTCAGGTGTTTCTTCGGATGAGCGCCCTGGACGACCGAACGGCCCACATGCTGCTGCATAGTGTCGGCCACAGCAGCTTCGAAGAAACGGGCTACACGACGAAAGAAGCGGAGATGCCTGTCTTGGAAATGCCTGCCGACACGACCTCGGACTAG
- a CDS encoding YceI family protein produces the protein MIPIAFPTGALLGATAVAVLAVSSVPAIAADTYAFDKSHTDVVFRIDHLGFSDTIGRFNDADGVIVLDEANPDNSRVEVTIQAASLDTNHEERDGHLRGADFFNVEAHPTITFVSTSVERTGDETAMVTGELTLLGVTQTVVLETTLNALKAHPIPSYDGVMTAGFSGTTTINRSDFGMNAFVPAVGDEVAIILEIEAFKQ, from the coding sequence ATGATCCCTATCGCCTTTCCGACCGGCGCTCTCCTGGGCGCGACCGCCGTCGCGGTGCTCGCCGTTTCGTCCGTGCCGGCCATCGCCGCCGATACTTATGCCTTCGACAAGAGCCACACGGACGTCGTCTTCCGCATCGACCATCTTGGCTTCTCCGACACCATCGGCCGCTTCAACGATGCCGATGGCGTCATCGTGCTGGATGAAGCCAACCCCGACAACTCGCGCGTGGAGGTGACCATCCAGGCGGCCAGTCTCGATACCAACCATGAGGAGCGCGACGGTCATCTGCGCGGCGCCGACTTCTTCAACGTCGAAGCTCATCCGACCATCACCTTCGTTTCGACATCGGTCGAGCGCACCGGCGATGAGACAGCGATGGTGACGGGCGAACTCACGCTTCTCGGCGTCACGCAGACGGTCGTTTTAGAGACAACCCTAAACGCCCTGAAGGCGCACCCGATCCCCAGCTACGACGGTGTCATGACCGCCGGTTTCTCCGGCACTACGACAATCAATCGGTCCGACTTCGGAATGAATGCCTTCGTCCCAGCCGTCGGCGACGAGGTCGCGATCATCTTGGAGATCGAAGCCTTCAAGCAGTAG
- a CDS encoding YceI family protein: protein MPFLTPLFPVVAVLVFLLALPAAAQEAPIWVANHDESRVGFIAIQSGSDVEGYFDEWSADIAFDPETATGRVEIVVQTASVDSGARDRDDSVKGDGLLHVEAFPEARFLAERFEATGEGSFEAHGDLTLRDTTRPVVLPFTLAVTGETAEAAGGLALDRLDYGVGQGLWADTSMIAAEVRIVFEILATRR, encoded by the coding sequence ATGCCGTTTCTTACACCGTTGTTTCCCGTCGTCGCCGTCCTGGTGTTTCTGCTCGCCCTGCCGGCAGCCGCCCAAGAGGCGCCCATCTGGGTGGCGAACCATGACGAGAGCCGGGTCGGCTTCATCGCCATCCAGTCGGGTAGCGACGTGGAGGGATACTTCGACGAGTGGAGCGCCGACATCGCGTTCGATCCCGAGACCGCGACCGGCCGCGTGGAGATCGTCGTCCAGACGGCCAGCGTCGACAGCGGCGCACGCGACCGCGACGATTCCGTCAAGGGCGACGGGCTGCTGCATGTCGAAGCCTTCCCGGAAGCCCGCTTCCTGGCCGAACGCTTCGAGGCGACCGGAGAGGGAAGCTTCGAAGCACATGGCGATCTGACGCTGCGCGACACGACACGCCCGGTCGTTCTGCCCTTCACCCTCGCGGTGACCGGCGAGACGGCCGAGGCGGCCGGCGGGCTGGCCCTCGACCGCCTGGACTACGGCGTGGGACAGGGCCTGTGGGCCGACACCTCGATGATCGCGGCGGAAGTTCGCATCGTCTTCGAGATTCTGGCGACGCGGCGATAG
- a CDS encoding cytochrome b, with translation MQTTQDDAAGYTAGAKIFHWLTALLMTGSFLLAVIMVELPLGPLKIDLYNWHKTVGLTILALAVLRLAWRLRHPPPPMPANMATWERLAAHAAHLGLYLFLFSQPLVGLVMSWASGFPTILFGSFILPNPIGTDQALFDTLSAVHFWSAWVLLTLIALHAGAALRHHFIKKDTVLRRMLPQARR, from the coding sequence GTGCAGACGACGCAGGACGACGCAGCGGGCTATACGGCCGGCGCGAAGATCTTCCACTGGCTGACCGCTCTACTGATGACCGGCAGTTTCCTTCTGGCTGTCATCATGGTCGAGCTGCCGCTCGGTCCGCTCAAGATCGATCTCTACAACTGGCACAAGACCGTGGGGCTGACGATTCTGGCTCTCGCCGTTCTGCGGCTGGCTTGGCGCCTCCGTCACCCTCCGCCCCCAATGCCGGCCAACATGGCAACCTGGGAGCGTCTGGCCGCCCACGCCGCCCACCTTGGCCTCTACCTCTTCCTCTTCAGCCAACCGCTGGTCGGATTGGTGATGTCCTGGGCTTCGGGTTTCCCGACCATCCTCTTCGGCAGCTTCATTCTGCCCAACCCGATCGGGACCGACCAGGCGCTCTTCGACACGCTCTCCGCCGTCCACTTCTGGTCGGCCTGGGTTCTCCTGACGCTGATCGCCCTGCACGCCGGTGCCGCCCTGCGCCACCATTTCATCAAGAAAGATACGGTGTTGCGCCGCATGTTGCCGCAGGCACGCCGGTAG